In Halorhodospira halophila, one DNA window encodes the following:
- the dut gene encoding dUTP diphosphatase encodes MTNQPSHLIETRILDPRLGTEWPEPDYLTAGAAGIDLRACIEKPLILEPGECQMIGTGFAVHISDPGAAGVVLPRSGLGHRHGIVLGNGTGLIDSDYQGEIKVSAWNRNPPVDTYGARWSDEPYISEPYMIEPGERIAQLVFMPVIQARLVQVSEFTPTERGAGGFGHTGR; translated from the coding sequence TTGACCAATCAGCCCAGCCACCTGATCGAGACCCGGATCCTGGACCCGCGACTGGGCACCGAGTGGCCCGAGCCGGATTACCTCACCGCGGGCGCCGCGGGCATCGACCTGCGGGCCTGCATCGAAAAGCCGCTGATCCTGGAGCCGGGCGAGTGCCAGATGATCGGCACTGGCTTCGCGGTCCACATCTCCGACCCCGGTGCCGCCGGCGTGGTCCTGCCCCGCTCCGGCCTGGGCCACAGGCACGGCATTGTGCTGGGTAACGGCACCGGCCTGATCGACTCCGACTACCAGGGCGAGATCAAGGTCTCGGCGTGGAACCGCAACCCGCCGGTGGACACCTACGGCGCGAGGTGGAGCGACGAGCCATACATCAGCGAGCCCTACATGATCGAGCCCGGAGAACGTATCGCCCAGCTCGTGTTCATGCCTGTGATCCAGGCGCGGCTGGTTCAGGTGTCTGAGTTCACCCCGACGGAGCGCGGGGCCGGCGGCTTCGGGCACACCGGGAGGTGA
- a CDS encoding recombination-associated protein RdgC — protein MWFRNLVPYRLAEKVDYDAEAAAARLEALAFTPCGAMELSRSGFVPPLGPGAPLVHAAAGSLLLCLQEETKLLPASVLRDAIDDRISALEAAEHRKVRKRERDRIRDEVVTDLLPQAFSRYKKTWACLDIESGFLVVDASSDKQVEHFVDQLCEAWDGLALVPPETELSPGSVMTQWLAQQQLPGDLELGEEAVLEDPNAEGCEARVKRQDLTSEEISAHIDAGKRVRRLAVTYSERISGVLDAKLSLRRARFHDEIREQAGDLEPESEAERIDADFSLMALELRSLVPRMLEWFGGERTGRQAA, from the coding sequence ATGTGGTTCCGCAACCTGGTCCCATACCGACTGGCCGAGAAGGTCGACTACGACGCCGAGGCGGCCGCGGCCCGACTGGAGGCGCTTGCCTTCACGCCCTGCGGAGCGATGGAGCTGAGCCGCAGCGGGTTCGTCCCGCCGCTCGGCCCGGGAGCGCCGCTAGTGCACGCCGCCGCCGGCAGCCTGCTCCTGTGCCTGCAGGAGGAGACCAAGCTGTTGCCCGCGTCGGTGCTCCGGGACGCGATCGACGACCGCATCAGCGCCCTGGAGGCAGCCGAGCATCGCAAAGTCCGCAAGCGTGAGCGCGACCGAATCCGCGACGAGGTGGTGACGGACCTGCTGCCGCAAGCGTTCAGCCGCTACAAGAAGACCTGGGCCTGCCTAGACATCGAGTCCGGCTTCTTGGTGGTCGACGCCAGCTCCGACAAGCAGGTCGAGCACTTCGTCGATCAGCTGTGCGAGGCATGGGACGGGCTTGCCTTGGTCCCGCCCGAGACCGAGCTGTCGCCAGGGTCCGTGATGACCCAATGGCTGGCTCAACAGCAGCTGCCCGGCGACCTGGAACTGGGCGAAGAAGCGGTGCTCGAGGATCCCAATGCCGAGGGCTGCGAGGCCCGCGTAAAGCGACAGGATCTGACCTCCGAGGAGATCAGTGCCCACATCGACGCCGGCAAGCGAGTCCGCCGCCTGGCCGTGACCTACTCCGAGCGGATCAGCGGCGTGCTGGACGCCAAACTGTCGCTGCGTCGCGCCAGGTTCCACGACGAGATCCGCGAGCAGGCCGGGGATCTGGAGCCGGAGAGCGAGGCCGAGCGAATCGACGCTGACTTTTCCCTCATGGCCTTGGAGCTGCGGAGCCTGGTCCCGCGCATGCTTGAGTGGTTCGGCGGGGAACGAACAGGGAGGCAGGCGGCATGA